The following coding sequences lie in one Gemmatimonadales bacterium genomic window:
- a CDS encoding universal stress protein, whose translation MYREIFLPVDNSQHSDWAVNRAIELCRRSGGRITGNHVYAARLHDVRFRQLETGLPAQFQTPAEIKKQRKIHDKLIEKGLQLIADSFLDQLGKRCEAAGVKLTRQLLEGINYEEIVNEVNRGEGRLPGLIGFEPNRAAGYDGGEKGRSDVKLGDDGHLVAEDEDQAARLVGTSQRQYDLVAFGAHGLGRQAYSQLGGVVARSLRGIEKDMLIVRDDRAFEGGRFMVCVDGSSYSYQAMRAALELAQEFGGSLYVGSAFDVEYHHIVFNNIKDVLSVQASKVFKFEEQEELHNNIIDKGLLKLCQANIKRAEAMAQEFPDVPITTQILIGKPFQVIMQWAEEIKPSLLVIARHGAHRVENTQLGSQAENLVRLAPCNMLMTGTVGIRPEDIPWIEEDGQAGLPWAPDAEVRILRVPPFAQGIARRAVEEYVLEFGGGLAQIVTNKWLDDAIRKLLPTHMQMIMGIGDAEELAHAELKAQEQMAKTLVLGSEDDGEPAGATIETKCPVPPYHVATRARTAADPPVWTGEAFERLKVVPLIARPLARSTVERFAKNHDLWRITTSVMDENKQAMIEADEFDAETMMGMFRELRARQIRAEAEGGDALSPEMRQFIEEAKKSGVTRCPIRDIEEKMTECPVDFKAVSPADAKAAVEQFMRQQAERVGAAPLEEKA comes from the coding sequence ATGTACCGCGAGATCTTCCTACCCGTGGACAACTCCCAGCACTCGGACTGGGCGGTCAATCGTGCGATCGAACTGTGCCGGCGATCGGGGGGCCGTATCACCGGCAATCACGTGTACGCGGCCCGGCTCCACGACGTCCGCTTCCGCCAGCTCGAGACCGGACTTCCCGCCCAGTTCCAGACCCCCGCGGAGATCAAGAAGCAGCGCAAGATCCACGACAAGCTGATCGAGAAGGGCCTCCAGCTCATTGCCGACAGCTTTCTCGACCAGCTCGGCAAGCGGTGCGAGGCCGCGGGCGTCAAGCTGACACGCCAGCTGCTCGAGGGGATCAACTACGAAGAGATCGTGAACGAGGTCAACCGGGGCGAGGGCCGGCTGCCGGGGCTGATCGGCTTCGAACCCAATCGCGCGGCGGGTTACGACGGCGGCGAGAAGGGCCGCAGCGACGTGAAGCTCGGTGACGACGGGCACCTAGTGGCCGAGGACGAGGACCAGGCCGCGCGGCTGGTCGGCACGTCGCAGCGCCAGTACGACCTCGTCGCGTTCGGCGCGCACGGGCTGGGCCGGCAGGCATACTCGCAGCTCGGCGGCGTGGTCGCCCGCTCGCTCCGCGGAATCGAGAAGGACATGCTGATCGTCCGCGACGACCGGGCCTTCGAGGGCGGCCGGTTCATGGTCTGCGTGGACGGATCCTCGTACAGCTACCAGGCGATGCGCGCGGCGCTCGAGCTCGCGCAGGAGTTCGGCGGGTCGCTCTACGTGGGCAGCGCCTTCGACGTCGAGTACCACCACATCGTCTTCAACAACATCAAGGACGTGCTCTCCGTGCAGGCCTCGAAGGTCTTCAAGTTCGAGGAGCAGGAGGAGCTGCACAACAACATCATCGACAAGGGTCTCCTCAAGCTCTGCCAGGCCAACATCAAGCGGGCCGAGGCTATGGCGCAGGAGTTCCCCGACGTCCCGATCACGACGCAGATCCTGATCGGCAAGCCGTTCCAGGTGATCATGCAGTGGGCGGAAGAGATCAAGCCCTCGCTCCTGGTGATCGCGCGGCACGGGGCGCACCGGGTCGAGAACACCCAGCTCGGCTCGCAGGCCGAGAACCTGGTGCGCCTCGCGCCGTGCAACATGCTCATGACCGGCACGGTCGGCATCAGGCCGGAAGACATCCCGTGGATCGAGGAGGACGGCCAGGCAGGGCTGCCGTGGGCGCCCGATGCCGAGGTCCGGATCCTCCGCGTGCCGCCGTTCGCGCAGGGCATCGCGCGCCGGGCGGTCGAGGAGTACGTCCTCGAGTTTGGCGGCGGCCTGGCGCAGATCGTCACGAACAAGTGGCTGGACGACGCCATCCGGAAGCTCCTGCCCACCCACATGCAGATGATCATGGGGATCGGTGACGCCGAGGAGCTCGCGCACGCCGAGCTGAAGGCCCAGGAGCAGATGGCGAAGACCCTCGTCCTGGGCAGCGAGGACGACGGCGAGCCGGCCGGGGCCACGATCGAGACGAAGTGTCCGGTGCCGCCTTACCATGTCGCCACCCGGGCACGGACGGCGGCCGATCCGCCGGTGTGGACCGGGGAGGCGTTCGAACGCCTGAAGGTGGTCCCGTTGATCGCGCGGCCGCTGGCCCGGAGCACCGTGGAGCGGTTTGCCAAGAACCACGACCTGTGGCGCATTACGACCAGCGTCATGGACGAGAACAAGCAGGCGATGATCGAGGCCGACGAGTTCGACGCCGAAACGATGATGGGGATGTTCCGGGAGCTGCGCGCCCGTCAGATCCGCGCGGAAGCCGAAGGCGGCGACGCGCTGTCCCCCGAGATGCGCCAATTCATCGA